Proteins encoded by one window of Vitis riparia cultivar Riparia Gloire de Montpellier isolate 1030 chromosome 11, EGFV_Vit.rip_1.0, whole genome shotgun sequence:
- the LOC117925330 gene encoding protein DETOXIFICATION 16-like codes for MLGVHKQRAMVVLLLVSIPVAFIWNNTGHILASLGQDPDISAEAGLYAHFMIPSIFAFALLQCHIGFLQAQNNVVPMMITTGFTTLLHTLTCWMLVFKSGLGNKGAALANAISYWINVLLLAIYVRISPSCKKTWTGFSKEALHDVLKFLKLAIPSAIMLCLEIWSFEMMVLLSGLLPNPKLETSVLSISLNTYTVLYMIPLGLSGTTSTRVSNELGAGQPQAALLAVYVALFMVAIEGILVATALILGRNFWGYSYSSEEKVVNYVGEMMFMLAGSHFIDGIQSVLSGVVRGSGKQKIGALVNLGAYYLAGIPSGALLAFVYHIGGKVTLTLFLIFLPTSHISF; via the exons ATGCTTGGTGTACACAAGCAAAGAGCCATGGTTGTGCTTCTATTGGTTAGCATTCCTGTTGCTTTTATTTGGAACAATACAGGCCATATTCTTGCATCATTGGGACAAGATCCGGATATATCAGCTGAAGCCGGACTTTATGCTCACTTTATGATACCTAGCATTTTCGCTTTTGCGCTTCTACAATGTCATATAGGATTCTTACAAGCTCAAAACAATGTAGTTCCCATGATGATAACCACAGGATTCACAACTCTACTCCACACCCTCACTTGTTGGATGTTGGTTTTCAAATCAGGTCTGGGAAACAAAGGGGCTGCCCTTGCAAATGCCATCTCTTATTGGATTAATGTCCTCTTGTTAGCAATTTATGTCAGGATCTCCCCTTCCTGCAAGAAAACATGGACGGGTTTTTCAAAGGAGGCATTGCATGATGTGCTAAAGTTTCTCAAATTAGCTATTCCTTCAGCTATAATGCTATG CTTGGAAATATGGTCATTCGAAATGATGGTATTGTTATCTGGTCTGCTTCCTAATCCAAAGCTAGAGACATCAGTTCTATCAATCAG CCTTAACACATATACAGTACTTTATATGATACCCCTTGGACTTAGTGGCACAACAAG tacaAGAGTTTCAAACGAATTAGGGGCTGGACAACCACAAGCAGCACTTTTAGCCGTGTATGTTGCATTATTCATGGTCGCCATAGAAGGTATTTTGGTAGCCACAGCCCTGATCTTAGGACGTAACTTCTGGGGCTATTCTTACAGTAGTGAAGAAAAAGTAGTGAACTATGTTGGAGAAATGATGTTCATGCTTGCAGGATCCCACTTTATAGATGGCATTCAATCAGTGCTTTCAG GCGTGGTTAGAGGAAGTGGCAAGCAAAAGATTGGGGCTTTGGTTAACCTAGGAGCCTATTATCTTGCTGGAATTCCATCTGGTGCATTATTAGCTTTCGTCTATCATATAGGAGGAAAGGTAACTCTTACtctatttttaatctttctccCCACTTCTCATATTTCGTTCTAG